DNA from Podarcis muralis chromosome 13, rPodMur119.hap1.1, whole genome shotgun sequence:
GCAGATGCTTAGGATTGCTTCTCCAAACAGCTACACTGGTAACCAAAATGCCAcagaaatatgaaacagttaGTAGAAACAGCCTCATAGGATGATGGTTTCTtgggttctttggggaaaacttggagtgaaattatacttgttcagggtcagaaactcagatatatataaGCCAGGCACCTTTTCTCCCCCGTGAGGCTTATTATttctattcatttcatttctatactgctttatattttaaagaaaaaatctcagAGTGCTTTACAACACATTGAAACGTCAgtgcagaataaaacaaattcaagcctcaaggaaaatatttcagatccctCTCTAAGTGACATCTTGCTTTCTCCATATCTGTTTACCCACTTAACTTATATAGCAGCCCCATAACAGAAGTattctaggaagccagtgtggtgtcgtggttagagtgtcggaccagtagaagaagaagagtttggatttgatatcccaatttattactacccgaaggagtctcaaagcggctaacactctcctttcccttcctccccaacaacaaacactctgtgaggtgagtgaggctgagagacttcagagaagtgtgactggcccaaggtcacccagcagctccatgtggaggagcggagatgcgaacccggttcaccaggttacgagtccactgatcttaaccactacacaggAAGAttgtggttcaaatccctactcagtcatgaagctgactgggtgatcttgggccagtcccagcctcttaacctacctcacgaGGTCGTTTTAGGGATTAACTGGGTGAAACATGTAATCATTGGAGTCGCggtagaataattcaaaagttcGATATATACATAATCTGTCACCAAATATCGCCAGAACAGAGTTTCCGGATAACCAATCTGTTTCGTTCAATGCTCATCAGCCAATCTTGATCAGTGCTTCATCAGCCAAACTTGTAAGAATTAATATGAGAAGGATGCAGTTGAATTTCTTAACAAGACAGTCTTACATGTAAGGAAATATAAATGCTGTAGAAAATATACTCTGGATCAGTGCTCATATGATACCGTAGTCACTGAACTTTTGAATTCCGGCGATATTTGGTGACAGATTATGTATATATCaaacttttgaattattctacTGTGACTGGTGAGGAAGATTTAGAGACTTTGGTTgcaatttctgatcatttgtattagtctataaatagtgtttagtgccattgttatcGGCCATCGTGTTGTTTTATCTTGTTCAgtaatttctaacactgacttGTGTATATATGTTtgcctgtgtctttatttctgtttCTAACTTGCGCTATTTCTAAACAAAGCACAGGCACAAAAACATATTTTAGAAAGTTAGAAATTACCCCCAGATCTGTTTCACCTTCCGTCGGCTACTCAATTGTTTCCTTGGTCAACTCTTCCTTATAACAGTTTGAGAAATGCTTCTGTTGCAGAGGAGAcatcttttccttttctctcagcTCCCACCCACTTGGTCTGAAAAATATGTTTAATGTCCTTTTCCGCCAATGAATTAGGAAAAAAGATGAGAAGCTGGAGTGGATGTACCAAGGACCAGGAGGCATGGTGAACAGAGATGAATACCTTATGGGCCGCCCAGTTGACAAATACGTCTTTGAGACCATGGAGGACAAGGAAACAGGCTGTTCCTCTGAGACCGGCCTTCTGCCAGGCTCCATCTTTGCCCCTGCAGGTGCCAACTCTGCCTTGGATATGGCCAGCAAAATCCGAGAAGACCCGCTGTTCATGATAAGGTAGCAAAAATCTTTAGCTTTATATGGAACCAGTTGGTGCTCTTAAGTTTTGTAAAGTACAGGAGAGCCAAGGCCTTTTTAGTGTGACCATGCAGTGGGAGGACAATGACGTATTGTTTTCATTAGCGTCACCAATTCCCCACTTTaatatggaatcatagaactgtagagttggaagggaccctgaggaccatctagtccaaccccctgcaatgcaggaatatgcacagggatcgaacctgcaaccttggtgttatcagcaccatggtctaaccaacggagctatccaggctcatatgtatttatttaaagtggGTTTTTTACCTTGCTAAAAGGCTCCCCAAAGTGGCTTTAAAAGACCAGTagtagctgtggtctaaaccacagagcctagggcttgccgatcagaaggtcggcggttcgaatccccgcgacggggtgagctcccgttgcttggtccctgctcctgccaacctagcagttcgaaagcacaccagtgcaagtagataaataggtaccactctggcgggaaggtaaacagcgtttccgtgcgctgctctggtacgccagaagcggcttagtcatgctggccacatgacccagaagctgtaccctgttctccctcggccggtaaaacgggatgagcgccacaaccccagagtcgtccacgactggacctaacggtcaggggtccctttacctttctggtAAGACAAAGATGTAAGAAATATGTAAAGCTGAGACGTTATGTTACATCGCAGAAACTTGCAGTGATGTGAATCCTGCAGTTAGGTTTCATTGCAATGTTGGGATAACAGTGTTGTGCATGGGGAAATCTCATCATAACCTTGAAATCTCttttcaccccccacccccggttttCAATGTTGTTATttaggaagagggaggaagagaagaagcgtGAAGTTCTGAACAACCCTGTAAAAATGAAGAAGATCAAAGAACTGGTATGTTAAGGCTGAGATTCTGTGTACCCTTAGCTGAAATTCCATGGggcatgcatagaattgtgctaTTGTCTGTAACAAATCCCTATAGCAAGGATTAACATTTACAATGTTCTCttgtctttggggtggggggaaatagcattttaccgtattttttgccctataggatgcacttttccccctccaaaaatgaaggggaaatgtgtgtgtgtcctatggggcgaatgcaggtgtgcaccgacccctctcgctctccaggcttcaggaagctatccgcaagccttgggagccttgggagacagcagcctgcagcccgaaacccaggGAGCGCAGCGGAGCGTGCCCCAGTCTTTGGGCAGCTCTCctcaagcctggggagcccggcgcgacttcctgccgggctctccaggcttgcagatagcagcctgttctgggggctggggtcgggggaagctcaggcttcccccgccccagccccgtgcctgggggaaaaaaatttttccccctcccccccccaaaaaaaactaggtgcgccctatgggccggtgcaccctatggggcgaaaaatatggtaattccaaGGCTTGAAATGTTTGGGTGTGCAGGTGTGGACCCTGGCATTAAATTGGTGCTGATGTAACTGTATTGAGGATAAATGTAACCTTCATCTTTTAATTGTGTGCTCACAACCAAGGTGGTTTAAAGACTGGTACAGGGAAGGGTGACTTTCCACCCTACCCCCTTTCCAGTGCTTGATTACGGTTGGAGCAGCAATTTTCACCCGTATATTATCGGGAGGTAATTATTCCAACTTTATCTAATGCAGAATAGGACAAAGAGAGGTGGTGGGAAGAAGTCTTTGTCCTCGCACTCCTTCACGGGGTAGAACTGCGTTATAAATCACTATGCTCGTTTGATACGGAGCTGGCAcctttctccttcccccacccccagttgcaAAGCagtttggagaagaagaagaagaaaaaaaagaaagataagaagaagaagcacaaGAAGCACAAGCACCACAGCCCCAGCAGCAGCGAAGACGAACAGGCGAAAGCCAAGTACGTTTCTACGCAGTGCGACCTTGTTCAACACTCATTTCCTGTTCTTAATTAGCAATGTATTTTCCACTCTTGGTTGGGTTGGCCTTGTGAGGCAGGGCTCTGTCACTCCTTTCAATGTCGATAAAGGAGGCTAAGGAGACAGTGATTTGCCCACAACTGCAGCGACAGGACTTACACCTACTCTGCCTTTCTCCCTTCATAAATGTCCTGGTGGGGGACAGAGTTGCCTGCTTTTCAAGCCTACGCACTTGTACATCTTTCTCCTGCCTCAGGCAATTTGTTGGATCCCCAGGGAGATGCCTGCTGCCAGGCTTGCCTTGTTTTCCTTCCCCTTGTCTATCTGTTAGCCTGGGTTCCTTGACAAGGCTTGGTGTCTACAGGGTAGGCATTCAGAATTACATGCCACATAATATCTgaagacgcaggtggcgctgtgggttaaaccacagagcctaggacttgccgatcagaaggtcggcggttcgaatccccgcgacggggtgagctcccgttgctcggtccctgctcctgccaacctagcagtttgaaagcacatcaaagtgcaagtagataaataggtaccactccagcaggaagttaaacggcgtttccgtgcgctgctctggttcgccagacgtggcttagtcatgctggccacatgacccggaagctgtacgccggctccctcggccaataaagcgagatgagcactgcaaccccagactcggccacgactggacctaatggtcaggggtccctttacctttacctttaatatctgAAGGCTCCGTAGCTATCAGACCACCTGGAGAGGTTCAGTAATAACCAGGCTGACAAAGAGGCTGGCATAaatgttgcttttttcttttgctttaggTCACGGGAGAAAATGGACCGCTCTTCCTCAGAGCCTCTTCACCCCAAAATACCAGGGTATGGCTTGCAGGTACGCCCAAGCTGTCTACCCTTAAAACTCCCCCCCTTGGGGTAGCAGAATGGAAGGGGTGAAGACCACGCTGGCAAGCATGGTTGCCTCCATCACCAgtcccacctttctcccatttCAGATCCAAAACGCCGGCCGCGAAAGCACATCTGGCCACAAGGTCCAACAGAGTTCCGGGTCGAAGAGCCGTGGCCTGTCGCCAGAGAGGATGTCTGGCAAGAAGAATGCTTACGAGGCGGAGCAGAGCAGCCGCAGGAGGTCAAGGTCACCCAGGCACAATAAACAGTAAGCAAGCAGATGGGGGCAGCTGTTGCTGGGTGCCTATTGATAGTGCTATGGAAGCCAGTCTATTTCTGGCTTAGAATCATTTGCTTGTGGTGGAGTGTCATGAGAAAGCAGAATGGGGTCTAAGTGTACTTGAAGGGAGATAATCCCATCTCCAACATGTCTGACCCACCCTGTGTTCATCACCTGAGACCCTTCTTCGTGTGTCTCCTCCgcaagaggtccagagagtggcagcaGAAGAAGGGGCCATTTTTGccatggctccctgtttgtgaaatgctctccccagggaggcttcccaggcgccttcattatatatctttaggtgccaggcagaaaAAGTTTATTACTTTTCTGGCTGATTAACATTTTGTGGcctttttgtgggaggggggatattGGTTTGttcaatttttttattatgtattttgtgttctcattttgtattttcatcttgtGACCTGCCCTgtaatcttcggatgaagggtggtgtacaaattcaatcaataataataataatagtaatagtacagtggtacctctggatgctaacgggatccgttccggagccccgttcgcatcctgaagcgaacacaacccgcgtctgtgcatgcgcaggtcgcAATTCACCACTTCCACAcatgagcggcaaaacctggaagtaacgcactccgttacttgcgggttgccgcggagcgcaacctgaaaatactcatcccgaagctacttcaacctgaggtatgactgtacaagattGGGAAGGGGCAGGAGAATGGAATAGGTCCAAGACTCATTGGGACCAAATGGTTATTTTCGTGGCGGATATGAAAAAAGGATCTTCCTGAATTGCAGCCACAACATCAAGGAACAGAAGGCAAAAACGGGAGGCAGGAGTCCTTCGCCGAAGCAAGAAGTCTATAGAAGACCACAGACCTCAAGGTATGTTTAAGTGGGTACAGCGccagggggtgcattgtgaagAAAGGGAAGGCTGCATCCTTCATGCAGGAGGCTTCAAAATGGATTGGCAAAGCAAGGCGATGATATTCAAAGTCCCACACTTTGTGTTTAATTCAAGTCCGCCTTCCTGGATGCTGAAGACCAGAAAGCTGCTCTTAGGTGCTTTTTTAAATAAGCAGGTTTT
Protein-coding regions in this window:
- the CWC25 gene encoding pre-mRNA-splicing factor CWC25 homolog isoform X2 yields the protein MGGGDLNLKKSWHPQTLRNVEKVWKAEQKHEAERKKIEELQRELHEERAREEMQRYAEDVGAVKKKDEKLEWMYQGPGGMVNRDEYLMGRPVDKYVFETMEDKETGCSSETGLLPGSIFAPAGANSALDMASKIREDPLFMIRKREEEKKREVLNNPVKMKKIKELLQSSLEKKKKKKKKDKKKKHKKHKHHSPSSSEDEQAKAKSREKMDRSSSEPLHPKIPGYGLQIQNAGRESTSGHKVQQSSGSKSRGLSPERMSGKKNAYEAEQSSRRRSRSPRHNKHHNIKEQKAKTGGRSPSPKQEVYRRPQTSRRKLSAEELERKRREMMDNAKWREEERAKNVNRHRKEEERELTRDKLDNSNGKFIHHIKLESASTSSLEDRVKRNIHSIQRTAAALEKNFMQR
- the CWC25 gene encoding pre-mRNA-splicing factor CWC25 homolog isoform X1, whose product is MGGGDLNLKKSWHPQTLRNVEKVWKAEQKHEAERKKIEELQRELHEERAREEMQRYAEDVGAVKKKDEKLEWMYQGPGGMVNRDEYLMGRPVDKYVFETMEDKETGCSSETGLLPGSIFAPAGANSALDMASKIREDPLFMIRKREEEKKREVLNNPVKMKKIKELLQSSLEKKKKKKKKDKKKKHKKHKHHSPSSSEDEQAKAKSREKMDRSSSEPLHPKIPGYGLQIQNAGRESTSGHKVQQSSGSKSRGLSPERMSGKKNAYEAEQSSRRRSRSPRHNKQYEKRIFLNCSHNIKEQKAKTGGRSPSPKQEVYRRPQTSRRKLSAEELERKRREMMDNAKWREEERAKNVNRHRKEEERELTRDKLDNSNGKFIHHIKLESASTSSLEDRVKRNIHSIQRTAAALEKNFMQR